A section of the Elusimicrobiota bacterium genome encodes:
- the fabZ gene encoding 3-hydroxyacyl-ACP dehydratase FabZ, whose product MHEERTEPKDLPPIVKTMDIKAIRKAIPHRYPFLLVDKVELLEGGKLVIGTKCVSGNEPFFAGHFPEHPVMPGVLIMEAMAQTAAAMVLSRPDFAGRLAYFMGIDEAKFRLPVFPGSVLRMHLEAQRMGRIGKFRGDAYVDGKLAAEATLTFAVVDKEA is encoded by the coding sequence ATGCACGAAGAGAGGACCGAACCGAAGGACCTGCCCCCCATCGTCAAGACGATGGACATCAAGGCCATCCGCAAGGCCATCCCCCACCGCTACCCCTTCCTGCTCGTCGACAAGGTCGAGCTCCTGGAGGGCGGCAAACTGGTCATCGGGACCAAGTGCGTCAGCGGCAACGAGCCCTTCTTCGCGGGGCATTTTCCCGAGCACCCGGTCATGCCGGGAGTCCTCATCATGGAGGCCATGGCCCAGACCGCCGCGGCCATGGTCCTCTCCCGGCCGGATTTCGCCGGCAGGCTCGCCTATTTCATGGGCATCGACGAGGCCAAGTTCCGCCTGCCCGTATTCCCCGGCAGCGTGCTGAGGATGCACCTGGAGGCCCAGCGCATGGGGCGCATCGGCAAGTTCCGCGGCGACGCCTACGTGGACGGCAAGCTCGCGGCCGAAGCCACGCTGACCTTCGCCGTGGTCGACAAGGAGGCCTGA
- a CDS encoding Gfo/Idh/MocA family oxidoreductase translates to MTHDSRIKIGVLGAGKIGTLHAKVLTKTPDFELVGVCDTNLWRAQLAAWQCNTVAVRDYRDVIAKSDAVIVGVPTPLHHEVGLAAIRAGKHVLIEKPLASSVDEAKELLAEAEAHNVVLMVGHVERFNPVVLEALKHIRNPRFITVERLGPYDPRMSHIGVVLDLMIHDLDILLTLVGSPVDSLEAVGAHLLSQKEDIANVRVRFKSGCIADLTASRISLDKSRKLRVFQKDSYISVDYGNTTIKIARKKSAVIKSLKDIEVIRPKFVKTEPLRNEHLHFLDCIRHHRKPWPSGEHGIEALKLALQISEELQRYEVSDYAETRSLVPPWAQDLGRIAKSVSKDILRGD, encoded by the coding sequence ATGACCCACGATTCCCGCATCAAGATCGGAGTCCTCGGCGCCGGCAAGATCGGCACGCTGCACGCCAAGGTCCTGACCAAGACCCCGGATTTCGAGCTGGTCGGCGTCTGCGACACCAACCTCTGGCGCGCGCAGCTCGCGGCCTGGCAATGCAACACGGTGGCGGTGCGCGACTACCGCGACGTCATCGCCAAGTCCGACGCGGTGATTGTCGGCGTGCCCACACCCCTGCACCACGAGGTGGGGCTGGCCGCCATCCGGGCGGGCAAGCACGTCCTCATCGAGAAGCCCCTGGCCTCCTCCGTGGATGAGGCCAAGGAGCTGCTGGCCGAGGCCGAGGCTCACAACGTGGTGCTCATGGTCGGGCACGTGGAGCGCTTCAACCCGGTGGTCCTGGAGGCGCTCAAGCACATCCGCAACCCGCGCTTCATCACGGTCGAGCGCCTGGGGCCCTACGACCCCCGCATGAGCCACATCGGCGTGGTCCTCGACCTCATGATCCACGACCTCGACATCCTCCTGACGCTGGTCGGCTCCCCGGTGGACTCCCTGGAAGCCGTGGGCGCGCACCTGCTCAGCCAGAAGGAGGACATCGCCAACGTGCGCGTGCGCTTCAAGTCCGGCTGCATCGCGGACCTGACGGCCAGCCGCATCTCGCTCGACAAGAGCCGCAAGCTGCGGGTGTTCCAGAAGGACTCCTACATCTCCGTGGACTACGGCAATACCACGATCAAGATCGCCAGGAAGAAGTCCGCCGTCATCAAAAGCCTCAAAGACATCGAGGTGATCCGGCCCAAGTTCGTCAAGACCGAGCCGCTGCGCAACGAGCACCTGCATTTCCTCGACTGCATCCGCCACCATCGCAAGCCTTGGCCCAGCGGCGAGCACGGCATCGAGGCCCTCAAGCTCGCCTTGCAGATCTCCGAGGAACTGCAGCGCTACGAGGTCTCCGACTATGCCGAGACGCGGTCCCTGGTCCCGCCCTGGGCCCAGGACCTCGGCCGCATCGCCAAGAGCGTGAGCAAGGACATCCTGCGCGGCGACTGA
- the lpxC gene encoding UDP-3-O-acyl-N-acetylglucosamine deacetylase, with amino-acid sequence MTLNPRQTTLREETTLKGVGLHTGNRSQITFRPAPANAGLRFFRTDLPGMPMIPARLEFVITTVRGTNLGLGEAKVHTVEHVLSACTGVGLDNADILVSANEPPILDGSALPFVQALRKAGLADLAAPRRGQRIPGEVVYADGAARYRAVPAPDFAITATLIHDHPLMPRMTQTIRLDAQTYLSEVAPARTFCFEHEVAFLRSQGLAQGGSLDNAIVIGKDKFHTNGEGLRFPDEFVRHKMLDLVGDLTLIGRPLFKMHIEAQCLGHAHNVEFAKRLAAAAASLRRKSVSVEA; translated from the coding sequence ATGACCCTGAACCCCAGACAGACGACGCTCAGAGAAGAGACGACCCTCAAAGGCGTCGGCCTGCACACCGGCAACCGCTCTCAGATCACCTTCCGCCCGGCTCCGGCCAACGCCGGATTGCGGTTCTTCCGGACCGACCTGCCCGGCATGCCCATGATCCCCGCGCGCCTCGAATTCGTGATCACCACGGTGCGGGGCACGAACCTGGGCCTGGGCGAGGCGAAAGTGCACACGGTCGAGCACGTCCTCTCCGCCTGCACGGGCGTGGGCCTGGACAACGCCGACATCCTGGTCTCGGCCAACGAGCCCCCCATCCTCGACGGCTCCGCGCTGCCCTTCGTCCAGGCGCTGCGCAAGGCCGGGCTCGCGGACCTCGCCGCGCCCCGGCGCGGGCAGCGCATCCCGGGAGAGGTCGTCTACGCCGACGGCGCCGCCCGCTACCGCGCCGTGCCGGCGCCGGACTTCGCCATCACCGCCACGCTCATCCACGACCATCCCCTGATGCCCCGGATGACCCAGACCATCCGTCTCGACGCGCAGACCTACCTCTCCGAGGTGGCCCCGGCCCGGACCTTCTGCTTCGAGCACGAGGTGGCCTTCCTGCGCTCCCAGGGACTGGCCCAGGGCGGGTCCCTGGACAACGCCATCGTCATCGGCAAGGACAAGTTCCACACCAACGGCGAGGGCCTGCGCTTCCCCGACGAGTTCGTCCGCCACAAGATGCTGGACCTCGTCGGAGACCTCACCCTCATCGGACGGCCGCTGTTCAAGATGCACATCGAGGCGCAGTGCCTGGGACACGCGCACAACGTGGAGTTCGCCAAGCGCCTCGCCGCCGCCGCCGCTTCCCTGCGGCGCAAATCCGTGTCCGTGGAGGCCTGA
- the lpxB gene encoding lipid-A-disaccharide synthase has protein sequence MDRPLILIVAGDPSGDLHGAALARELKSGGARVAAVGGPLLRREADEFLEDLASHAITGFWEPVAKVGFLLRLGLRLKRYLIACRPAALVCIDYYGFNRRVLGLAKAAGVPAYYFISPQVWASRAGRINTLKRLVRRMLVIFPFEAKLYSAAGVPCTFVGHPLLDLIPAPADRPALKPPFTIGLLPGSRSTEVRRHLPVFLEAFQRLRQIFPGSQAVIFASPHLPDSAYAPAAGLAELVREEGYTRRAALDLAMSSSGTATLENALLGVPMVVVYKMSWPTYAVARSIIQVKYIAMANLLAGRGLVPELIQADATPQKVADAARALLGEPGRYARLRQDLLSLRGVLGEPGAARRAAGEVLAGLGAKAVRA, from the coding sequence ATGGACAGGCCCCTCATCCTCATCGTCGCCGGCGACCCTTCCGGTGACCTGCACGGCGCCGCCCTGGCGCGGGAACTCAAGTCCGGCGGCGCCCGCGTGGCCGCGGTGGGGGGCCCGCTCCTGCGCCGGGAAGCCGACGAGTTCCTGGAGGACCTGGCCTCGCACGCCATCACGGGATTCTGGGAGCCGGTGGCCAAGGTGGGGTTTTTATTGCGGCTGGGCCTGCGCCTGAAGCGCTATCTCATCGCCTGCCGGCCCGCGGCTTTGGTCTGCATAGACTATTACGGCTTCAACCGCCGCGTCCTGGGACTGGCCAAGGCCGCGGGAGTGCCGGCCTACTACTTCATCAGCCCGCAGGTCTGGGCCAGTCGAGCCGGGCGGATAAACACCCTGAAGCGGCTCGTGCGCCGCATGCTGGTCATCTTCCCTTTCGAAGCCAAGCTCTACAGCGCGGCCGGGGTCCCCTGCACCTTCGTAGGCCACCCGCTCCTGGACCTCATCCCGGCCCCCGCCGACCGGCCTGCCCTCAAGCCGCCCTTCACGATCGGCCTTCTGCCGGGCAGCCGGTCCACCGAGGTGCGCCGCCACCTGCCGGTCTTCCTGGAGGCCTTCCAGCGGCTCCGGCAGATCTTCCCGGGCTCCCAGGCCGTGATCTTCGCATCCCCCCATCTGCCGGATTCGGCCTACGCTCCCGCAGCGGGCTTGGCCGAGCTCGTGCGCGAAGAAGGCTACACCCGGCGCGCCGCTCTGGACCTGGCCATGTCCTCCTCGGGCACGGCCACATTGGAGAACGCCCTCCTGGGCGTGCCCATGGTGGTGGTCTACAAGATGTCCTGGCCCACCTACGCCGTGGCCCGGAGCATCATCCAGGTCAAGTACATCGCCATGGCCAACCTGCTGGCCGGCCGGGGCTTGGTGCCGGAGCTCATCCAGGCCGACGCCACGCCGCAGAAGGTGGCCGATGCCGCCCGGGCGCTGCTCGGCGAGCCCGGTCGCTACGCGCGGCTGCGCCAGGACCTGCTGTCCCTGCGCGGGGTCCTGGGTGAGCCGGGCGCGGCCCGGCGCGCCGCGGGCGAGGTGCTCGCCGGCCTGGGCGCCAAGGCGGTCCGCGCATGA
- the lpxI gene encoding UDP-2,3-diacylglucosamine diphosphatase LpxI (LpxI, functionally equivalent to LpxH, replaces it in LPS biosynthesis in a minority of bacteria.), translating to MLAGSGRFPLLFAAEARRMSVPVVALGIKDVTDPALEGLAGKVQYFPLGQLSKPIAALKAAGVRRAVMVGKVQHVSLFGGVMPDLRAIKVLASLKDKRTDTILRAVADEFAKDGIELLSSATFLSHLLVPQGPLTRRRPTAAELADFRLGWSAAKAVAGFDIGQTVVVKDGAVIAVEAMEGTDAAILRARDLARSQGRETALTVVKVAKPRQDLRFDIPVLGLDSLAIFAEAGVSAVAVEAGTTLIFDKDEFLRRADGQKLAVVGLPAGGPEGAI from the coding sequence CTGCTCGCCGGCTCCGGACGCTTCCCCCTGCTCTTCGCGGCCGAGGCGCGCCGGATGAGCGTCCCGGTGGTGGCCTTGGGCATCAAAGACGTCACCGACCCGGCCCTGGAGGGCCTGGCCGGCAAGGTCCAGTACTTCCCTTTGGGGCAGCTCTCCAAGCCCATCGCGGCCCTGAAGGCGGCGGGCGTACGGCGGGCGGTCATGGTGGGCAAGGTCCAGCACGTCTCGCTCTTCGGCGGGGTGATGCCCGACCTGCGCGCGATCAAGGTCCTGGCCTCCCTGAAGGACAAACGCACGGACACCATCCTGCGGGCCGTGGCCGACGAGTTCGCCAAGGACGGCATCGAGCTGCTCTCGTCGGCCACGTTCCTCTCGCACCTGCTGGTCCCGCAGGGGCCGCTGACCCGGCGCCGGCCCACGGCCGCGGAACTGGCCGACTTCCGCCTGGGCTGGTCGGCGGCCAAGGCCGTGGCCGGCTTCGACATCGGCCAGACCGTCGTGGTCAAGGACGGGGCGGTCATCGCGGTGGAAGCCATGGAAGGGACCGATGCCGCCATCCTCAGAGCGCGGGACTTGGCGCGCTCCCAAGGCCGGGAGACCGCGCTCACCGTGGTCAAGGTGGCCAAGCCCAGGCAGGACCTGCGCTTCGATATCCCGGTCCTGGGGCTCGACTCGCTTGCGATATTCGCCGAAGCCGGAGTCTCGGCCGTGGCTGTGGAGGCCGGGACCACGCTCATCTTCGACAAGGACGAGTTCCTCCGCCGTGCCGACGGCCAGAAGCTGGCTGTCGTCGGCCTGCCCGCCGGAGGCCCTGAGGGGGCGATATGA
- a CDS encoding OmpH family outer membrane protein, whose protein sequence is MKTRLLAAAVLLGLSWPVRVGAIELSLEENKAERGNIGYVDTQRIFKLFPETLKAKENFEEAVRQAEDQVNLRKAEALRLRKELDALKVEREVLARSTPMAPAAPPPVSTHAAAAVPAVISAAAAAMPVVASTAAAAVPIVKSTAAAAAPIVLSTAAAAQPLIINLPGATTGPVVVAPPAGPPAAPAPTITTAAVLPVAPLAAAPLVSTAAALAALDEKIAQKTREFERKQAQARDEQESAEKNLLDLESRKSEILLGKIYKAVQEVARREGVSVVVDKTGILYGHNAVDLTEKVLKYLKGG, encoded by the coding sequence ATGAAAACACGATTGCTGGCCGCTGCCGTGCTCCTGGGCCTGTCCTGGCCCGTCCGGGTGGGAGCCATCGAACTCTCGCTGGAGGAGAACAAGGCCGAGCGCGGCAACATCGGCTACGTGGACACCCAGCGGATCTTCAAGCTCTTCCCCGAGACCCTAAAAGCCAAGGAGAACTTCGAGGAGGCCGTGCGCCAGGCCGAGGACCAGGTCAACCTGCGCAAAGCCGAGGCCCTGCGCCTGCGCAAGGAGCTCGACGCCCTCAAGGTCGAGCGCGAGGTCCTGGCGAGATCCACGCCCATGGCCCCCGCGGCGCCCCCGCCCGTCTCCACCCACGCGGCGGCCGCCGTCCCGGCCGTCATCTCCGCCGCCGCAGCCGCCATGCCGGTCGTCGCTTCCACGGCCGCAGCCGCCGTCCCTATCGTCAAGTCCACCGCGGCGGCCGCCGCCCCGATCGTGCTGTCCACCGCCGCCGCAGCCCAGCCCCTGATCATCAATCTTCCCGGCGCCACCACCGGACCGGTGGTGGTCGCGCCGCCGGCCGGGCCCCCGGCTGCTCCGGCGCCGACGATCACGACCGCCGCAGTCTTGCCCGTTGCCCCGCTTGCCGCCGCTCCGCTCGTGTCAACGGCCGCCGCGCTGGCCGCGCTCGATGAGAAGATCGCGCAGAAGACGCGCGAGTTCGAGCGCAAGCAAGCCCAGGCCCGGGACGAGCAGGAATCCGCCGAGAAGAACCTTTTGGACCTGGAAAGCCGAAAATCCGAGATCCTGCTGGGCAAGATCTACAAGGCCGTGCAGGAAGTCGCCCGCCGGGAGGGTGTCAGCGTCGTCGTGGACAAGACCGGCATCCTCTACGGCCACAATGCCGTTGACCTGACGGAGAAGGTCCTCAAGTACCTCAAGGGAGGCTAG
- the lpxD gene encoding UDP-3-O-(3-hydroxymyristoyl)glucosamine N-acyltransferase, whose amino-acid sequence MGINEATTLTLGQTAAEIAELVGGELQGEAGLMITGIKGLHEAGPQDLSYLDLAHAKYLAAAAATKAGCVLLPAANRQIACPTQARIYVPDTQYAVTLVLDLLASRRSKAPVGIDPRAQVHSEARLGAGVSVGPFTVIERGAGIGDGAVIAAQCYIGENARIGSSSRLYPQVTVREDCVIGDRCILHAGVVVGADGYGFHTDRKTGRHRKIQQLGNVVVQDDVEIGANTTLDRGKLPSDSTTIGAGTKIDNLVQIGHNCRIGRGCLIVAQVGIAGSTTIGDFVVLGGQVGIAGHLRIGDGVQIGAQSGIMTDVAPGQILFGYPARPHREAFKLQALYAKLPEMHAALRELRRKLGIGTDGPAQKPEA is encoded by the coding sequence GTGGGAATCAACGAAGCGACGACCCTCACGTTGGGACAGACCGCAGCCGAGATCGCCGAGCTCGTGGGCGGCGAGCTCCAAGGCGAGGCCGGCCTCATGATCACCGGGATCAAAGGCCTTCATGAGGCCGGGCCGCAGGACCTCTCTTATCTGGACTTGGCCCACGCGAAGTACCTGGCCGCCGCGGCCGCGACCAAGGCCGGGTGCGTGCTCCTGCCCGCCGCGAACCGTCAGATCGCCTGTCCCACCCAGGCCCGGATCTACGTCCCGGACACCCAGTACGCGGTCACTTTGGTCCTGGACCTCCTCGCCTCCCGCAGGTCCAAAGCCCCGGTCGGCATAGACCCGAGGGCGCAAGTCCACTCCGAGGCCCGTCTCGGCGCCGGCGTCTCGGTGGGCCCCTTCACCGTCATCGAGCGCGGGGCCGGCATCGGCGACGGGGCCGTCATCGCCGCCCAGTGCTACATCGGGGAGAACGCCCGGATCGGGAGCTCCTCCCGCCTCTACCCTCAGGTCACGGTGCGGGAAGACTGCGTCATCGGAGACCGCTGCATCCTCCATGCCGGCGTGGTCGTCGGGGCCGACGGCTACGGCTTCCACACCGACCGCAAGACCGGCCGGCACCGCAAGATCCAGCAGTTGGGCAACGTGGTGGTCCAGGACGACGTGGAGATCGGCGCCAACACCACGCTGGACCGCGGCAAGCTTCCCAGCGACTCCACCACGATCGGGGCCGGCACCAAGATCGATAATCTTGTGCAGATCGGCCACAACTGCAGGATCGGCCGGGGTTGCCTCATCGTGGCCCAGGTCGGCATCGCAGGCTCCACGACGATCGGCGACTTCGTCGTCCTGGGGGGACAGGTCGGCATCGCAGGCCACCTGCGCATCGGCGACGGCGTCCAGATCGGCGCCCAGAGCGGCATCATGACGGACGTGGCGCCAGGGCAGATCCTCTTCGGCTATCCGGCCCGGCCGCACCGGGAGGCCTTCAAGCTCCAGGCCCTCTACGCCAAGCTCCCCGAGATGCACGCGGCCCTGCGCGAACTGCGCCGCAAGCTCGGAATCGGGACGGATGGTCCCGCTCAAAAACCGGAGGCATGA
- a CDS encoding ABC transporter transmembrane domain-containing protein — MNVPARFGPYLRPHRRRFAWAVAAMCAVAAFNGGAVLLLKPIVDRIFIARDLRMLWLAVLAVPLLMAGKTAVSYVQNYLMSWIGQSVTQSIREDLFRNLLLSPPRLAGSRKGAEVLSRVTNDLAIMQTELVSVPLYLIRDSMTLVFLSISLLYLDWRLALLALAGTPATVVAFVILSRKMRRYSLQSQAVMERLTDRFEASLSGASTLDEFQKENAVFFSLMMRYLRATALAAPLMELCGSLAVAALLYFGGREVINGQMTPGAFFAFLGAFLSAYAPIKNLARTNSDLQRALASGERIFELLDRAPAAAVEAR; from the coding sequence ATGAACGTCCCGGCGCGCTTCGGGCCCTACCTGCGGCCGCACCGGAGGCGCTTCGCCTGGGCCGTGGCCGCCATGTGCGCGGTGGCCGCCTTCAATGGCGGGGCGGTGCTCCTGCTCAAGCCCATCGTGGACCGCATCTTCATCGCCCGCGACCTGCGCATGCTCTGGCTGGCGGTCCTGGCCGTGCCGCTCCTGATGGCCGGCAAGACCGCGGTCTCCTACGTCCAGAACTACCTCATGAGCTGGATCGGGCAGAGCGTGACCCAGAGCATCCGGGAGGACCTGTTCCGCAACCTGCTGCTGTCCCCGCCGCGCTTGGCGGGCAGCCGCAAGGGAGCGGAGGTGCTTTCGCGCGTGACCAACGACCTGGCCATCATGCAGACCGAACTGGTTTCCGTGCCGCTCTACCTGATCCGAGACTCCATGACCTTGGTGTTCCTGTCCATATCCCTGCTCTATCTGGATTGGCGGCTCGCTCTGCTGGCCCTGGCCGGGACCCCGGCCACGGTCGTGGCCTTCGTGATCCTGAGCCGCAAGATGCGGCGCTACAGCCTGCAGAGCCAGGCCGTGATGGAGCGACTCACGGACCGCTTCGAGGCGAGCCTCAGCGGTGCCTCGACCTTGGACGAGTTCCAAAAAGAGAACGCGGTCTTCTTTTCGCTCATGATGCGCTACCTGCGCGCCACCGCCCTGGCCGCCCCGCTCATGGAGCTCTGCGGTTCGTTGGCCGTGGCCGCGCTCCTCTACTTCGGCGGCCGCGAGGTCATCAACGGCCAGATGACGCCCGGCGCCTTCTTCGCCTTCCTGGGCGCTTTCCTCTCGGCCTACGCGCCGATCAAGAACCTCGCGCGCACGAATTCCGACCTGCAGCGGGCCCTGGCCTCGGGGGAACGCATCTTCGAGCTGCTCGACCGGGCCCCGGCCGCCGCCGTGGAGGCTCGATGA
- the lpxA gene encoding acyl-ACP--UDP-N-acetylglucosamine O-acyltransferase, with translation MMSIHATAVVHPTAKLDPSVEVGPHAVIGPETVIGPGCLIGPHCVVEYATLGRENRLVASCFVGGPPQDLHYKGEPTRLVMGDRNIVREGVTLNRGTTATNETRIGSGCLFMALSHVAHDCRVGNNVIMANATGLAGHVQIADGAILSTMIGVHQFTRIGRLVMVSAGSMIGKDIPPFCVAQGDRAHLRGLNIIGLRRAGFTPAVIRALKNAYVDLFQPGLRLEEAAAKLRASNPGPEVTEFLDFISQGKRGITRPKAGAVEEEEAAV, from the coding sequence CTGATGAGCATCCATGCGACGGCTGTCGTACACCCCACCGCCAAGCTCGATCCGAGCGTCGAGGTGGGCCCCCACGCCGTCATCGGTCCCGAGACCGTGATCGGGCCGGGTTGCCTCATCGGCCCGCACTGCGTCGTGGAGTACGCGACCTTGGGCCGCGAGAACCGCCTGGTGGCCTCCTGCTTCGTGGGCGGCCCGCCGCAGGACCTCCATTACAAGGGCGAGCCCACGCGCCTGGTCATGGGCGACCGCAACATCGTGCGCGAAGGCGTGACCTTGAACCGCGGCACGACGGCCACCAACGAGACGCGCATCGGCTCCGGCTGCCTGTTCATGGCCCTCTCGCACGTGGCGCATGACTGCCGGGTCGGCAACAACGTCATCATGGCCAACGCCACCGGCCTGGCCGGCCACGTGCAGATCGCCGACGGCGCCATCCTCTCGACGATGATCGGGGTCCACCAATTCACGCGCATCGGCCGCCTGGTCATGGTCAGCGCGGGCTCCATGATCGGCAAGGACATCCCGCCCTTCTGCGTGGCCCAAGGCGACCGGGCTCATCTGCGCGGACTCAACATCATCGGCTTGCGGCGGGCGGGCTTCACCCCCGCCGTCATCCGGGCGCTGAAGAACGCCTACGTCGACCTGTTCCAGCCCGGCCTGCGCCTGGAGGAGGCCGCGGCGAAGCTGCGCGCCTCCAACCCCGGCCCCGAAGTCACGGAATTCCTGGACTTCATCTCCCAGGGCAAACGCGGCATCACGCGGCCCAAGGCGGGCGCGGTCGAAGAAGAGGAGGCCGCGGTCTGA
- a CDS encoding helix-turn-helix transcriptional regulator, with product MATLLKELRLDRGISQRQLADHAGVNASVVHRAERGEDAKLSTWGKLFEGLGYRLRIDATELAEEVGELLAEERDRRRERRSQGLCAGKRRFY from the coding sequence ATGGCGACATTGCTCAAAGAGCTGCGGCTGGACCGCGGAATCTCCCAGCGGCAGCTTGCCGATCATGCCGGCGTCAACGCTTCGGTCGTCCATCGGGCCGAGCGGGGCGAAGACGCCAAGCTCTCGACCTGGGGCAAGCTCTTTGAGGGGCTGGGCTATCGCCTCCGGATCGACGCAACGGAGCTTGCCGAGGAAGTCGGCGAGCTTCTTGCCGAGGAGCGCGACCGCAGGCGGGAAAGGCGCTCGCAAGGTCTTTGCGCGGGCAAGCGTCGTTTCTATTGA
- a CDS encoding RelA/SpoT family protein, whose protein sequence is MTPLGKEQLIAQFAAYAQHVDTAILGKAYDFSVRAHADQERASGEVYFVHCQSVATSLVEWKMDLPTICAGLLHDTLEDTPVTQEAMQAEFGEEITRLVLGVTKLERLQYSSRDDVQAENWRKMLLATAQDIRVIVIKLADRLHNMRTLGYLPEDKRQRIAHETVALYAPLAHRLGMFQLKGELEDLGFKHLWPKEFADLEAKVNAMMTAREATLKKFKESLEKALADTQIAHRILSRSKSLYSIYGKMQRQKKPFEEIQDALGVRIITDTISNCYALLGVVHTQFKPVAGSFTDYISIPKMNLYQSLHTTVMGPGGELVEIQLRTEEMHRTAEYGIAAHWRYKTAEHAKDAHLEEKLNWLRQWIEWLQDLKSPREFLDSLKTDLELNQVFVFTPAGEVKPLPAGSTPLDFAFAVHTDIGYSCVGAHVNNKMVRLDYQLKSGDICKIITKRGSLPKKDWLMFVKTARARSKIRHFLREKGIVA, encoded by the coding sequence ATGACCCCCTTGGGCAAGGAGCAGCTCATCGCCCAGTTCGCGGCCTATGCCCAGCACGTGGACACGGCGATCCTCGGCAAGGCCTACGATTTCTCGGTCCGGGCCCACGCGGACCAGGAGCGGGCCTCCGGCGAGGTCTACTTCGTGCACTGCCAGTCCGTGGCGACGTCCTTGGTGGAATGGAAGATGGACCTGCCCACCATCTGCGCCGGCCTGCTGCACGACACCTTGGAAGACACCCCGGTCACCCAGGAGGCCATGCAAGCGGAGTTCGGCGAAGAGATCACGCGCCTGGTCCTGGGCGTGACCAAGCTCGAACGCCTGCAGTACTCCTCCCGGGACGACGTGCAGGCCGAGAACTGGCGCAAGATGCTCCTGGCCACGGCGCAGGACATCCGCGTCATCGTCATCAAGCTGGCCGACCGCCTGCACAACATGCGCACGCTGGGCTACCTCCCCGAAGACAAGCGGCAGCGCATCGCCCACGAGACCGTCGCCCTTTACGCGCCCCTGGCGCATCGGCTGGGGATGTTCCAGCTCAAGGGCGAGCTGGAGGACCTGGGCTTCAAGCATCTCTGGCCCAAGGAGTTCGCGGACCTGGAGGCCAAGGTCAACGCGATGATGACGGCCCGGGAAGCGACGCTGAAGAAATTCAAGGAATCGCTGGAGAAGGCCTTGGCGGACACGCAGATCGCCCACCGCATCCTCTCGCGCTCCAAGAGCCTCTATTCGATCTACGGGAAGATGCAGCGCCAGAAGAAGCCTTTCGAGGAGATCCAGGACGCGCTGGGGGTGCGCATCATCACGGACACGATCTCCAACTGCTACGCGCTCCTGGGCGTCGTGCACACCCAGTTCAAGCCCGTGGCCGGGAGCTTCACGGACTACATCTCCATCCCCAAGATGAACCTCTACCAGAGCCTGCACACCACCGTGATGGGGCCCGGCGGGGAGCTGGTGGAGATCCAGCTCCGCACGGAGGAGATGCACCGCACCGCGGAGTACGGCATCGCGGCGCACTGGCGCTACAAGACGGCCGAGCACGCCAAGGACGCGCACCTGGAGGAGAAGCTCAACTGGCTGCGGCAATGGATCGAGTGGCTGCAGGACTTGAAGAGCCCCCGCGAGTTCCTCGACAGCCTGAAGACCGACCTGGAGCTCAACCAGGTCTTCGTCTTCACTCCCGCCGGGGAGGTCAAGCCCCTGCCCGCGGGCTCCACCCCGCTGGATTTCGCCTTCGCCGTGCACACGGACATCGGCTACTCCTGCGTGGGAGCCCATGTCAACAACAAGATGGTGCGGCTGGACTACCAGCTCAAATCCGGCGACATCTGCAAGATCATCACCAAGCGGGGCTCTCTGCCCAAGAAGGACTGGCTGATGTTCGTGAAGACCGCCCGGGCGCGCTCCAAGATCCGGCATTTCCTGCGCGAAAAAGGCATCGTCGCCTGA